The window aggatctggattcaaatccggcctcgcctgtttggagtttgcatattctccccggtttcctcccacattccaaaaactttcatggtaggataattgaagacttaaaattgcccataggtgtgaatgtgagtgctaatgtttgtttgtttatatgtgccctgcgattggctggcgaccagttcagggtgtaccccagctctcgcccagtcagctgggataggctaccgGCACACCTGcgaacttagtgaggataaaaggtATGGAAAACTGATGGATGGACATAGTTGGATCCCAGCTCTGTTAAAGCACTACTTCTGAAGGGGGCATATGAGATGGGCGACTTTGCCCGTTTATTCAGGACAGCTACGCGGAAACAAGGTGGACAATCCCATCTTAAAAAGACTGTGTAAAAGCGGCCATCAATTAACCAAACTCTTCATACACAATCAATCATGTACTGTAAGTTTCCTAGTTTCAGACGTACTCTATCATATATCCATATACTTCAAGGTGTCAAACATAAAGCCAATTTTGCTAAATGTGATGATTAGGACTATTTCATTCACTCTGACAATTGATTCTTGTCATTTTGATTcatcaagaagaaaaaaaaaagaagaaaaagaggggAGACCAAGTTTACAAACCCATTTATAGCTTTGCACCAGAAAAAGGTGTGAAAGCAAGACAGATTATGCTATGAAATGTGTTTACAGCTCATACTAAAATGCCACTGAGTAGGATACAAACAATACTAATATGGACCATCACCAAAACAGTGCAGCTTCATAAACACACTTTTTAGATCTGCCCCAAAtgtctttccttccttccttccttccttccttccttggcCCACGCCTTACCACTCCAAAAGGTTTTGTGGTATTCTGTTGAGTGGTTTTTTGCgtaataatttaaatttaaaactaGTCAACACCGCAACATTAATAGTCTACAGGCACAAGTTGTGTCTCTATTTACACCCTTCTAGCTTGGTGCTGCTCCTAAACACAATTTTCCTCCTCTGGAACGCTCCATAAAGTTTGTGCAGATGGTGCAGAGCTCTAGTCGGCCCAGGCCGCTGCTCGCCTTGAGGATTGCTGCCTTCCCAGGGCTTTGTCCTCTCATGCACTATCCACTTGTATGGACTGTAGTACAAAAAGGATAACCACCTCTCATTCTTTAACAAAAAAGGGACTCTGGCAAGGGTAACAAGgcagaaacaaaaagaaaaggcaCATAAGCTCCCAGGAGTTTGAAGAGGTCATTAGGGGGGAAAGTGTTTCAAAGTCCAGGCTCGTAAGCCAAAGAGGGAGAAGAGGTCCAAGTTTTCAAGTGAAAACAGATCAAGAGCTCACTGCAATAATGCCCCTGCGTCATGTTTTCTCTTTGTCCCCACTAAGAGGGCTTCAGAGTTTCctaagtgatttttttgttccttGCACTGTCAAATtactaaacaacaacaaccaacttTTGGGAAGACTGGAGGTTGTCCCTTTCAGTTGAAATGCAAACTATATTTTGGCTTTCGATCAAAAGccaattactgtatttgtcaGCATTTGAATGGTGCAGCCTAGAAGAAGTAAAGGGCTTATCTTGCATCGAAATGCCAGAATGTGAAGATCTTTCTCATAATCTGCAGTAATTGTATCCCCCACAAATTACTATTGACCCAGCTACACTTGAACCGTCAGTGGACGGTTCAACCCAAGTACCCTTGACCGGCCGGCGGATACTCCAGCCAGCCTTGTTAACATTCGAGTGGGAGACGAGAAAcggaacaaaacaacacaaatgattcCCAGCAGGAGAAATTGTGGTTAAGAATGCTGACTGGTCACAGTTAATTGCAACCATCATTTCTGTTCGCCTGCCCTACAGATGAATGATTATCAGCACAGATAAATGGAGGCTCACCTGTTTACTCTTCGGGTTCAGGGGGATTTGGAGCAGCTTCTCTGCTGTCTGGTGCAAAAAGTACGGGTCCAGCACTCGGATTTGACCGATATCACCCAACCAGATTTGGGGAGGGGGCTTCCAAAAGCCTTTCCTGACCTGTGGtgcatgcatacagtatataaacaagCATAAAAGATAAGCAATTTCCACTACACTCACTTAAAATATGCAAACAAGAGATGCAAGCAAGCCAGTAACTCCCTAATGACTGGAGGCAACGCCATGTGCATAATTAGAAGGTAATGGCCCAGCAACTCTTAGGTCCAACATGCTGCAACTAGAAGGACAGAGGCCCACTATggggaaaaaagcattttgACACTAGCCTATAAGTGCTTGTTCCTGACATGGTTGACTGGCAAGGTCTGGGGAAAGCAATTTGTGTCTGAGTGTGCAAGTgcgagagcaagagagagagagagcttttTCACACATCCTGTACCCTCTTCTCATTGTAAAGGATCTCTTTGAGCCACTGTAGATCTTGCTGTTTAAAAGGTACCAAGACCATCAGTGTGCCTGGCTCGTTGTTCAAGCCTGGGTTGTAGGAGGCTGACTCGGGGTAAAAGAACCTCATGGTGGTCTTGTTACCAACGTCGTCCTCGTAGCCCCTCACCGGAGCGTCGTTCAATCTGTAAGAGGAGAAATTGGAGGTATAATCACATCACCTTTTCAAAACCCCAGTATTGTTCATGCTGATGACCCACCCATGGTTCCTTCATCGGGAAAGATCCCATGGTTGAAATTGTTTGCCCTTCCAGCAGGACATTCCTTTAATTCCCTTAATATTTGCAGTATTTATTCAAATAGTGGACACGCTACTTGGGCACTGTCTTACACTACAAGgctcaagtgacacaattccaatattttttgccACCGTTTGGATGTGTGACGGCAAcgtaaagagaaaataaaacatgatatTGGATATCAGGCCTCTTCTAAATGTGGATGAAAATCAGTCACGTATACATACCCATTTCTGCCCAAggaacacaaataaacactaaaaaacACCAGCTGTAAATCTAAACGATGGCAAAAGCATTGACCATTAAATATTGCTGGCCTTGGGCGgaatccttgcatctccaaaaccataaATATTCAGGACATCAAAGCCATAAAccaagccattttcaaaactTTGGATCGGTCGGtaaatttgtgaaaataacagacccacgtggGGACCGACCAAAAGTatagatttgtggaaaaaaatttggagttgaacatacaGTAAGAGATTTCTAGTGACGATATGGACCTTTCTCCAAAATAGTTGTTTTTAACCTAAAAACCTATTGGAGTGACCTTTCTCAtagaaatcaatcaatcaaaactgctgaaaggattgtcggtacccccctacccgcccttgaggacttgcacgctgccagaactaagacaagagtgtgcaaaatcctctgggaccctccacatcccagtcaccggctcttccagctccttccctcaagtaggcgctaccgatcaatgcaaactagaactagcagacattccaacagcttcttccctcttgcaatcaacttcttaaacacctaacctacaattgcattacaacatgctggcagttttttgacttgagttcgttgtcacatttctgtggggccaattatatattactcgtgcactcactgtagttgtctcgccacgctgcactatttgcatatctgttgttgaccaatactggccacacatgccagagtagcatctgctccatttgcacactgattgaggagtatctgcaacacttgcacaatcaacattgtcccaggttatcgcactactcgtcactttaaaccgcagacactccttgaagtctcggcgccctttgcacaatggtcattgcaccggactattgcaatattagtcattcgaactgctctaagtgctagaggactctgcatctttttgcacaattgtccgaaaaaaaataaaataatgtactggcattaccagataactagcaaccctttattgctcagtgactgttttttttgtcaacgtctttatgtctcaaaaggcttctctgtcaattgactgtctgttgtcgtactagagcagctccaactaccggaaacaaattccttgtgtgttttttggacatacttggcaaataaagatgattctgaaaacCCAGACAGGTGTTACCACTATGATTCTCGCGAGATGGACTGTGATGCAaacggtgaaaatacatttctgtattTGCACCTTAATCCAGATTGACCCCAATTCCAGACCTTCTATATTCTTCTTCAGGGACTTGTGTAAACTGCCTAATCCGGCTACTTTATGTGTCCTCCTAATATCAGGCTGAACATTTTAATCAAGTGTTTACCTTCTTCTTCAGTAAAATAAAAGTTCTAATAGTGTTATGAAACTCCTTGACTATGTTTGGTTGCACACAAGTCTCAATAGGCTTTATAAAAGTTCAAGTTGTGTTTTATGGCACAAGTTCGATGACGTTTGCTTTCAGGCATGCATTGAATTCAGACCATCAATAACCTACAAGTTCCGGGACTGATTTGCTTCAGAGGGAGAGGATAGGGAGGGACCCAGACACGTTGATGTTGGGGAGAAAAATGCATTGTAACCAGGCCAACAGCTTGGCTGTTTGAAAGAGGCTTATAACAActcagtgtgtgcatgtgtctgctCCAAGGCTGTTAAGTCAAATTTGCGCCTTCACGCCTGACAagactaaatgttttttttttttttttccaaaaggttTGCTGATTGCAGAGATGAAATGAAAGCACAAGAGTTAGATCTCAATGTTGATAATTAATGAATATAGAGATCATTGGAATGTAATACTCCATTTGTTACTTCTGTATTTATCTGTTGCATTAGGGAAAAAAGTCATTGTTATGATGTAAAAAAGATTCAAGATACTCAATGttgttaaattctttttttgtagtaATTTATGAACAAGTTGTGTGGTAGGGAACAGCTGAAGaagggaataaaaaaatacaaaaggtcTTCTTTATAAAATACGGTAAATACATTATCTGGTTGTAAATTAATGCTTGAGCATATTATTAATACAAATTCGAGCGACCTTcgcaaaattaaaaatacatagccatccaatgaaaagcatatcaccacaataaattatattttgtgtATTCTTACCGAATGACCACATCATATTTGTTAATGATGCCTCCTaatgatgtgtttttaatgGCAAAGCCGTTGCCTATGACAACACAGGTTCTGCATTCAAGGCTGAAAAAGAAAGGCAGCACATATTGTGAAATGTGACTAATTTAATTTCATCCATCATTATGAAATCTAATACAAAACCAATACCAAGGCACTTAGCTGGGTCACACTTACTTGTCTATGTTGGCCGGCACCTGATAATTTGCTGTTACTGCAAGAACTTTCAGCAGCTGCAGTTCTGGATGGGGGTAGGGGGGAGCAGAGAAAGCAGCTAAAAATATGAGATTGTTAGAAAACTAAAAAAGCAAGCAGTGAGTTGATCAGTGACGCGTGGGCCATGCATGACCCCGCAGGAGCAGTTAATCTGTCTGTCTCTGGGACTTCAAGCAAGTATACAGAGTTTGAAGATAATTTGTATATCAGAGTAGAGGTGGCAGCTATACATTGCTGACAGTAGCCGAatctacaaaataaataaataaataaataaattgtcattgcatcatattttttcaattgcATGGTCCTTGGAGAAATTTATAGAAACTTAAATGGCCCCAAatctaaatgtaaaataagatttaagttaaaaataataataataggaaaAAGCaggcaaaaatgtttacataccACTGCCCTTAATGCCGTAAGGTAGTGCCAACGTTGACAGATGCTCTCGCCAGAAGAAATCATCCAGTTTTAGAAATAGCTGCACCTGCCTGCTAATGCTGTGGGAGAAATATCAGAATGGGTATTTGTCAGTTAATCGGTAAATCTACAGATATTCTCAATTTAGCTTGCACCACTTACAAAGAGACAAAACACAACATGAGCCAGGACTTTTCTCTTGCGGCAAGAGGAGAAGCAGTCCCCCTCTCTCAGCGAGCAGGACTCTTCTAAACATTTGCCTCCCCTCTGCCCTTTTTATTAAGCTTGAGTAGGTGGTATCACATTTTATAACCATTTCAGGATGTGGTCTCTGAATGGAGGTGTGGGGGTAAATTGCCTTGTGGAATCTGCATTGTAGATTGATCTGCATTTCCAAACTGCTCATTCCCAGTGAGCAAGGGTGCTATCATCTTaatgcagttacagcaacagtgtatttttatgcaataatatataaaatgtttccaTCATTTCCCTTTTGGCAATATTATCAATACCATCAGTGGTGGAATCATTAACACCACATACAACAATACTATACTTAATATTGCTCTTGGCATGCAGTCAATGCGATCTCGCATGTTCTTTTTAATTCCTGGTTTCTTCTTAAGTCAGAAAGCAATCATCTTTCTATCTCCTGAGAGGGAGAGGTTACTCGCACGTCACCTCTCTGTTTGTATCTAGCAGTATTCTTGTCCCGTTCTTGACCAAATGTGTGTATTATTCTGCTCTTGTGCCACTTCTCACTCTCGCCCCTTCAGAAGGACAAAAGAAGGACGGCCCCCTATGGTTTGGATCGCACTTTACCCTCCTGTTGATGCGGGAGGGGCACTGGATACCCTCTCAGTCACTTCATATATTTACACAATGCCTTTGCCATAGTAATAGCATCTGGGTGCTTTACAGGAACAATTTCAACCCATTTTGAGAACACTTCAAACAGCACTAGGCAATATTTGTATTGTCCTActttattcaattcaataaaatCCATATGCACCGCTTAAAAAGGATACTGCGCTTGTGGATTTTGGCCTCTCTTGGGCCCGATATTGCAAGCTAGGTTTTGCACCAGTCACACGCTCGACGAAAGGTTTTTAAGAAATTATTGAATCCATATATAGCAAAGTGTTGTTCCACTATCTGTaccatccctcctgttgagacaTGGCAAGGCTCATGACTCATAATTACTGCCCACTTAAACAAGCCTTTCGGGAGGATGGGTTTACCTTTTTCACTACAAATTATTCCGTCATTTGTTATTGCacctttatttttccaaaatgtttttttattttttggtgcaCTTTTTTGCATATCTTTTAATATTGTGTTGTCGAGTCGTGTGTTTTCATCAATTTTTTGGTCTACTGAAAATGTGTCGTGCATAAAGACAGCTGCTTCTTTAGCTACTTTGTCTGCATATTGACTATCTGTCCAAATTGTCACTGTTATCTTTCATCAATTTGCATGCTTCTGTTCATGCTACTAGTTCAGCTGCTTGTGCTGAATAATTTGGCGGTAATTGTCCTGCTTTTAAAAGTTTGCCTGTCGTAGTTCTAGCATATCCCGTAGCATTCGTACCGTTAGGTCTTTTTGTGATGAGCCATCCACATAAATATGCAATAAATCCTCCAGGGGCAGATCTTTAAGATCTGTCCTTGGTAGTTTAGCTGCTTGGCTCTCTTCCAACCAATTGTGTTCCACACCATCTAGTGGTGTTGGCTGTAATGTGGCTGGATTCAATGTTGTGCATCTCTGTAATTTTATatgtggttgtgatagcaaCACCGCTATACATGACAATTGCCTAGCAGGCGataaaaacttcattttgctTTGCAGGAGGAGAACTGAGACTGCATGTGGAACTTTGAGTGTCAGCTGATGAAACAACACAATATCTGCTGATGCCTGCACAGCCATTGCAGCTGCAACTACAGGTTGCACACAAATTGGCATACTCGTGCAACTGCATCAAGCCTTGTTGAATAGTATGCTACTGGCCTGAGTTTTGCTCCATGTTTTCGCAACAAAACTGAGGTCATGTGACCGTTTCGACAATCAACTGTCCTTCCTCTGTCCATTGAATTTTGTCTGACATTGTCATTGGTGGCCCATAAATCAAATTTTGCAACGGTGTCGTTATCTGCGTAATTAGCTACCCAACTCCTGCAATAATTGCACAGccccaaaaaaagacatcatctgttgttttgtttcaggtTGTGGGGCTGACAAGATGGCTTCTTTTCTCATTGGGTCAATGAGCAAGCTTAACCTTATCACGGGTTTCACTCGTTTTAGATTCAGCTTTTGACTGCCAAAATATCAACGACTTGCCACCATTCACTTACTTCAGCTGATCAGACAGCATTaaggctgactggttagagcgtcagcctcacagcttaccagaggaccgtggttcaatccccagccccgcctgtgtggagtttgcatgttctccccgtgcctgcgtgggttttctccgggcactccggtttcctcccacatcccaaaaacatacattaattggagactctaaattgcccgtaggtgtgactgtgagtgtgaatggttgtttgtttgtatgtgccctgcgattggctggcaaccagttcagggtgtaccccgcctcctgcccgatgatagctgggataggctccagcacgcccgcgaccctagtgaggagaaggggctcagaaaatggatggatggagggtttcCAGCTGTCCCGCTGCTTCAGCGTTTGGTGACTCGTTGCAGTCACTCACACAATCactcaacctcacacacaatGTCGTACGTACCTAACTCAGGACTTTAACCCTGTTTTTGTATCGAGTGCGAGACTAAAGCTCAACTCTTCTAGGCAGGGACTTCAACTTGTTCTAGGCGCCTGAACAATCAAACTGCACTCACGGCTTGCGCTTTCTCCCTGTCTCGATGGGCGCTATTAGTTCTGGATGCAGTCAATCCACGACCCTGGGGAAGAAGCTGACACAACCGGCCACTGAAAGTAGACTTCTTTTGAAGATTTCGTCTGGCTGTGCACAGTCTTCAGTAGCCGTCAGCAACACCCCCACTATCGCAGATATATTGGCATCCGGCTTGAAGGAACAAGTTTTATGTCGGAGTTAATCGGTAAATCTACAGATATTCTCAATTTAGCATGCACCGCATACAAAGAGACAAAAGAGACAAAACACAACCTGAGCAAGGACTTTCCTCTTGCGGCAAGAGGAGAAGCAGTCCCTCTCTCTCAGCGAGCAGGACTCTTCTAAACCTTTGCCTCCCCTCTGCCCTTTTTATTAAGCTTGAGTAGGTGGTATCATATTTTATGACCTTTTCAGGATGTGGTCTCTGAATGTAGGTGTGGGGGTTTATTGCCTTGTGGAATCTCCATTGTAGTACTTTTGCAAACTGCTCTTGTTCCCAGTGAACAAGGGTCCTAACATCTTaatgcagttacagcaacactgtatttgtatgcaataatatatacaattttTCCATCAGTATTACACAAGCAATACACTATAGGGATCATATTACAGATCAAGAAAAAAGGCTATAAATGCAGcagcaaagtcatttttgtggcAGTTCAGTGATGACACAGCACACAATAGACAGTGCAAACTATACTGCCAGTAAACATCTCAGCCATTTAGAAAACATCTCGATGTGCTTGGCTTGGGTAATACTTTAACTTGCCAACGTGCTTCTGGTATCAATTAGAAAGGTGAAACACGCTTGTTATGAGCAAATAATTTGAATTGCTATGTCCCTCATTATAATATTCTATTGGCATGCTTTGGCTGACgaaagggaaaaagaaaacaacgtTCACAGAGCTTCTGGAGCAGAAGGAACGCGGCAGTTTGTATTTTGCGTGAAACATTTCAGCATGTTCACTACTGTTGGACTCCAGCTGTTTATGACCGACTGTCTTGACAGAGAGTCTCCCATACATTTACTAGCCTCACATGCCAGCTAGCTCTCCATAAGACATGGAGATAGACTTCTGGGAAGAGGTTTAATTAGACAAAATGCCACTGCAATTACCTGAAGACCCACACAGTGTCTAATGGCTGACATGAAACCCAAGCACCAAAAACCAGCGCACTTCATACACACAATGTTTTTCTCATAGCGATCTTGCCATTTTAAAAGGTCAAAGTGCAGAAGTGGAGCGTAAAGAGctgaagggaaaaaataaactgtgGTCTTGATCAGGTTTGTGATGGACCACAGATGGTAACTAACAATATTTGGAAAGGGATCAGTAATAAAGACTTAGTTGAAACTTTACTACATCTATTCAGTATAATGAAATCTAACAAGTGCAGCATCAAAATAAGTCTACGCTTTGTCTATCTACATGGATATCTACTGtatctacagtggtgccttaagagaCGAGTTTAacttgttctgtgaccacagtCGTAACTCAACACATtcccatctcaaatcatctttccttatTTATATGAATGGAACTGCCATTGAGCTGTTCCAGCCACAAATAGCACTGTATAGTTTTAGAAAAACAGTAATATtataatgaaatagaatgtaaaccATTAAACAGTTTGTCCATCATGATTTAAGGCTGCAACCCAATTCAGTGTGCTGCTCAATCTGGTGTGCCCGTCTGGCCACTGGGAGGcagtactgtataatacagtcatgcagacataATGGAAGAAGAAAACACTTCTACTACTCTTCAGTATAGTTTCTGTAATACTAGTCATTTGTGGagagaggataaataatatatgcttgtgagtattgttgtattatctgtctacatgtattgctccaccatttgtgctcAATATCTTTAGCCTAAAGAGTTGTAAAATCACTATtgatgctaactgttagcatgtcaatagTATTatccattatatgttagcattaagctagtgggggtCATTCTTAAGGCAACATAGTTTGGTTGTtgtaaaaacaagtaaaacCCTTTGTTCTATATTTAGTTTTATaataaacctcaactgggagtgccCTGAAACAGCTTtatgccaattttttttatgaaatgttcactatttgccaaactgtgAAGTGaagttgaattgagtttactgccaccaaaaACACTGCTGTATGATACTACTGAttgactttgtatttattttctctctagTATCAACTCTGATCTGTGCAGGTGTCCCTAATGTAGCGGCTAGTGGTTGTAAAGCTGTGTAAAGTGATAGTATTGCCAGATATACATGAGAGAGTAGGTGGTTGGGGCATTCATAACTGAATAGTGATAACATAAGCCATTGTTGGGCTAGGGAAAATTGACATACAGAGGCTCAACGATAACCCTCTCAAAACAGAAGCTAAACATGATAGATGGAATGACTTTCTACAACAAACACCAGACACCTTTAGgttcaaatcaaaataataataattcacggAGACCTTCCCCTTAAAAACAAAGTAGACATGCCATGACGCACTTAAAGTTGAGACTCTCCCACTTCTTTTGCGTCAGCCAGCCACCACACAGAGACTTGCTACTGTTGACAGACTTGCTGGTGCCGGCGTAGCTGTGAaaagacagacacacagacaatcACCACCACTGGCATGAAACTGAAAACTGCTGctgaattcacacacacacacacacacacacacacacacacacacacacacacacaaaaaaactaccggtaaaataagaaaaaataaaacattttgctccAAGCATAAACTGGGTCCAGAAGCTTCAAAAAGTGCAAAAGTAGGTCTGTATGAGAGTCTAATTGACCAGCAGCTTGGATCAGTGGCTGGCTTGGACTACTTTACTCTTAGAGACTCAGCACTTTGCAGTCCTCTCGAGCTTACTTAGTTTTTTAAGCAGAGCGAGCATTTTTGGTGTTGAGTGACCTTAATACCAGAGCATTAACAAAAGACAGACAAagaaatggtgtgtgtgtgtgtgtgcatctttaCCTCTGAAGTATGGCATAGGAACAGTAGTATGTGACAaaggagatgaagaagaagagaagtgGTAGAAGCCTAAGGCACCATGCtggagtcaaaatagaaaaaagaattagataattattttcaatataaTATCTGAGATATAtggacatacagtggaacctccaaagtcattTGATTAAACTGTAaagtgtaaatttaaaaaaataaaaaaataactagttttttcaaatagcaaaatgtggaatttttaatgtgacaaaaatgtaggtttttgtaatttttacagTTTGCATTTccaactgcgattggctggtgaccagtcccaGGGTGTACGCTTAccagcaaccctaatgaggacaagtgctatagaaaatgtatggctaGATGGATTGCAATGacaatttttctgaaaaaacaTACTTCAAAAGGTCAAATAGGTCCAAACCATCATCATGcatgagacttcagctcagtgagcatgtgtgtgtgttttgtttgtttgttttgttgctgctgtgtatttattcttttttttttttgtgccaccaGAGAAGGATACGAGTAATGGCAAAGATAAAAAGTCAATGATAACTATACAACCACAAATGGAACTTATTCCAACATAGGAAAGCATCAGGCTGTTTAGTATGAGCAGttaattaaatacagtaaattaaaataCCAAGTAGATGCTAATATAAATACAGTTATTATAtgctatccagccatccattttctataccgctttatcctcacaagggtcgcaggcgtgctaacATTTATTGATTCCAGCCATTAGGTGACGCCATCATTCTGCAAACACATTCCTGGTCTGTAAGGCATCttcaaagtgtttattttacttttttaaaacagtggTTACCTTTTATAACAGCAGTGTAaaaaaatagactttacaccgatctgatcggcctgatcggtatcggccgataattagcattttatgctgatcggctttaatgtcattggccgcaaaagacatttagtcCATCGGTGATCAACCctaaaatcctgatcatgtaaagcctagtaaaaatataaaacaaacattgcCCGTACAGTTTTACTGTAGTAACAGTACAAGCTAGAAACGTAATAATTACAGCTTTAGACTATGGGAaaatttgtgttgaaattaGAATAATCAGCGTCACGAGTGGATTGAGTCTGACTTTAATGGTTGGCACTGTGCAGCTTTAGTCAATTTTTCCTATTCATTATCATTGACAAAAATACAGCCCAGACCACAGGAGTAACAAGTAACAATCATTACCTAGAGCCAGCAGGGCCGAAATTGTTCAAGACAAATAAGGGAAGCAGGCTAACAAAAAGTTCAAGTGATGACAATACTGTACTTCAAAGACTTTATTCAAATTATTCTTTAGCCAAAGAGTAATTTTGGAAATCAACCTATCATACCTCATGATTATCTGATATCATGCATTATGACAGTTTGGATTCTGGAACTAATTATTCCAAATACATAGAATCTCaatcatactgtacattttgttcCATTGCTATTGTAGTGTACAATTTTTGAAAGCCAAAATAAGAAAGTGTATCTATCATCCCAGCCCAAGACATTAACATGATGTTAGCTTTGCTGTTCACCCTTGTGACAAAAACTATTGAGGCAAAAACACAGCACTTTACAGAGTTGCAGGAAGTGGCACCATGGGCACTGTCTTTGCCAGACATCCTGCCTTGTCACCACATGGTGACACACCCAAACTGAAGTAACAAGCTGGAAGATCAGTTAAGGTGACGCTCGGAGTCTGCTCTTAATATAAGCTTGCAAACATAACTCCAACGCAATTAATatttagaggggggggggggggggggggatactttAAGTACTGTTTGggaaaaaacagtcacaaatagccattaatgataacaataatacattttatttataaaagatTAAATTAAAAGCGGC of the Phyllopteryx taeniolatus isolate TA_2022b chromosome 8, UOR_Ptae_1.2, whole genome shotgun sequence genome contains:
- the st3gal4 gene encoding CMP-N-acetylneuraminate-beta-galactosamide-alpha-2,3-sialyltransferase 4 isoform X2 codes for the protein MSRNDRTKKKVKMSLKAATTWCLRLLPLLFFFISFVTYYCSYAILQSYAGTSKSVNSSKSLCGGWLTQKKWESLNFNISRQVQLFLKLDDFFWREHLSTLALPYGIKGSELQLLKVLAVTANYQVPANIDNLECRTCVVIGNGFAIKNTSLGGIINKYDVVIRLNDAPVRGYEDDVGNKTTMRFFYPESASYNPGLNNEPGTLMVLVPFKQQDLQWLKEILYNEKRVRKGFWKPPPQIWLGDIGQIRVLDPYFLHQTAEKLLQIPLNPKSKQPVHPTTGILAVFVALNYCNVVHIAGFGYPNSRNIKDPIHYYGYDTMKSMKNSYHDLNHEAEALKRLEDSGAILYLHPHL
- the st3gal4 gene encoding CMP-N-acetylneuraminate-beta-galactosamide-alpha-2,3-sialyltransferase 4 isoform X3, coding for MTERKAWCLRLLPLLFFFISFVTYYCSYAILQSYAGTSKSVNSSKSLCGGWLTQKKWESLNFNISRQVQLFLKLDDFFWREHLSTLALPYGIKGSELQLLKVLAVTANYQVPANIDNLECRTCVVIGNGFAIKNTSLGGIINKYDVVIRLNDAPVRGYEDDVGNKTTMRFFYPESASYNPGLNNEPGTLMVLVPFKQQDLQWLKEILYNEKRVRKGFWKPPPQIWLGDIGQIRVLDPYFLHQTAEKLLQIPLNPKSKQKPVHPTTGILAVFVALNYCNVVHIAGFGYPNSRNIKDPIHYYGYDTMKSMKNSYHDLNHEAEALKRLEDSGAILYLHPHL
- the st3gal4 gene encoding CMP-N-acetylneuraminate-beta-galactosamide-alpha-2,3-sialyltransferase 4 isoform X1, yielding MSRNDRTKKKVKMSLKAATTWCLRLLPLLFFFISFVTYYCSYAILQSYAGTSKSVNSSKSLCGGWLTQKKWESLNFNISRQVQLFLKLDDFFWREHLSTLALPYGIKGSELQLLKVLAVTANYQVPANIDNLECRTCVVIGNGFAIKNTSLGGIINKYDVVIRLNDAPVRGYEDDVGNKTTMRFFYPESASYNPGLNNEPGTLMVLVPFKQQDLQWLKEILYNEKRVRKGFWKPPPQIWLGDIGQIRVLDPYFLHQTAEKLLQIPLNPKSKQKPVHPTTGILAVFVALNYCNVVHIAGFGYPNSRNIKDPIHYYGYDTMKSMKNSYHDLNHEAEALKRLEDSGAILYLHPHL